A window of Akkermansiaceae bacterium contains these coding sequences:
- a CDS encoding ParA family protein, whose product MIIATVNQKGGVGKSTIAVHLVAWLREQGIETALVDADVQGSSSEWTKEIETNTPVYRFQSADEILDEVKLLEEKMIVIDGPAGLGEVTRATLLVSDVALIPCGPSVLDVRAASDAVKALDQVHAIRGDLPKGVFVPNKLQKNYRLSDELLVTAKTLGLEIAPGLGLRQAFADSAGQRSAVWRMGHQAKPAANEALALFEYLFPNEMEQ is encoded by the coding sequence ATGATTATCGCAACAGTCAATCAAAAGGGTGGAGTGGGGAAGTCCACCATCGCTGTTCATCTTGTGGCCTGGCTTCGCGAGCAAGGTATTGAGACAGCGCTCGTTGATGCCGATGTGCAAGGGTCGTCGAGTGAGTGGACAAAAGAAATAGAAACAAACACGCCAGTCTATCGTTTTCAATCTGCTGACGAAATTTTGGACGAAGTCAAATTGCTGGAGGAAAAAATGATTGTCATTGATGGGCCAGCTGGGCTCGGGGAGGTGACACGGGCAACTCTTCTGGTGTCGGATGTTGCTCTCATTCCATGCGGGCCATCTGTGCTTGATGTTCGGGCAGCCAGTGATGCTGTCAAAGCTCTTGATCAAGTCCACGCTATTAGGGGAGATCTTCCGAAGGGGGTATTTGTGCCAAACAAGCTCCAGAAAAATTACCGTTTATCGGACGAGTTACTCGTCACGGCAAAAACATTAGGACTTGAGATAGCACCGGGCCTCGGTCTGAGGCAGGCTTTTGCTGATTCAGCTGGGCAACGATCAGCGGTTTGGAGAATGGGGCATCAGGCAAAACCTGCGGCAAACGAAGCTCTCGCCCTGTTTGAATACCTTTTCCCAAATGAGATGGAGCAGTAA
- a CDS encoding replication initiator protein A, giving the protein MQGDLLNGAGFIVKWGRFIAPSARDSSGFAVLNIKLCINKTTTPLSFLQRDSAAWFVVIFWEFLMGNDQAGQKLESLSLHLRDSDLESFEKGKDEMNLAEFPIAVVAESAQPGQLTLEFSDTITDRSTGAAVERRVTVHGTEEWGLPAAQDDDVMIGLLQLCHLAGWPKRICFTRYQLCKLLQWSVGGASYRRIYQALHRLSTTKYNYRYGWRDKANQEWIPSLVFSYIQSLKVHEADKPTKSGLCEVTWSDDFHRSLEAGNLKGLDFNRFVSLRSSIAKRLYRFLDKRFGTGIPRYSCDLHVLAFEKIGISRKYKDAAQIKRVLKPAIHELETVGFLHEALPEDRYEKVRRGHWKVHFTRASQDSRKKNVVPLQPSHAPVEDKLIQLGIIPSEAKKFVAQHSNEYLEDKIDQFPYRDAKSNPAGLLAESIRRDIPPPPNYLPLADRLKQEKLNQKRALKRAKLEQAEHAKIEAEKAAEEELRNQAEAVFKSLPQDEQDSLNKVAKKRFPKAGGDVIYWTMISHLKDRLARE; this is encoded by the coding sequence ATGCAGGGTGACTTGTTAAATGGTGCAGGTTTTATTGTTAAATGGGGCAGGTTCATCGCGCCAAGTGCGCGGGATTCTTCGGGATTCGCGGTGCTAAACATTAAACTATGTATAAACAAAACAACAACACCGCTCAGTTTTCTCCAAAGGGATTCGGCTGCTTGGTTTGTTGTTATTTTTTGGGAGTTTTTAATGGGGAATGATCAGGCAGGACAAAAGCTGGAATCGCTATCTCTGCACCTCAGGGACAGTGACCTTGAATCTTTCGAGAAGGGTAAAGACGAGATGAACCTCGCCGAATTTCCCATTGCGGTCGTGGCGGAATCGGCACAGCCCGGGCAGCTCACACTTGAGTTCTCCGACACGATCACTGACCGATCCACCGGAGCAGCAGTTGAGCGAAGAGTCACGGTGCATGGAACCGAGGAGTGGGGGCTTCCGGCAGCCCAGGATGACGATGTGATGATTGGCCTCTTGCAGCTTTGCCATCTGGCAGGGTGGCCAAAACGAATCTGCTTCACCCGTTATCAACTTTGCAAACTTCTGCAGTGGTCAGTCGGTGGAGCGAGTTATCGCCGTATCTATCAGGCACTGCATCGCCTCAGCACCACGAAGTATAACTACCGTTATGGATGGCGCGATAAGGCCAACCAGGAATGGATTCCGAGTCTGGTCTTTTCCTATATTCAGTCACTCAAAGTTCACGAGGCCGATAAACCCACTAAGTCGGGATTGTGTGAGGTGACATGGTCGGACGATTTCCACCGCAGCCTGGAGGCGGGGAATTTGAAGGGGCTCGATTTTAACCGTTTTGTAAGCCTGCGGAGTTCCATCGCCAAGCGGCTCTATCGCTTTCTCGATAAACGCTTCGGAACTGGTATTCCTCGCTATAGCTGTGACCTCCATGTGCTGGCTTTTGAGAAGATTGGTATCTCTCGAAAATACAAGGATGCCGCACAGATCAAACGTGTTCTCAAGCCCGCGATTCACGAACTTGAAACTGTCGGGTTTCTGCATGAGGCACTACCTGAAGATCGCTATGAAAAAGTTCGCCGGGGACATTGGAAAGTTCACTTCACGCGAGCCTCTCAAGACTCTCGAAAAAAGAACGTCGTTCCCTTGCAGCCGTCTCATGCTCCCGTGGAAGATAAACTCATCCAACTTGGGATCATTCCGTCTGAAGCGAAGAAGTTTGTGGCACAACATTCAAATGAGTATCTGGAGGATAAAATCGATCAGTTTCCCTACCGCGATGCCAAGTCGAATCCTGCCGGATTACTGGCGGAATCGATCCGCCGAGATATTCCTCCGCCACCCAATTACCTACCTCTAGCTGACCGCTTGAAGCAAGAAAAACTGAATCAGAAGCGAGCGCTTAAACGGGCAAAACTGGAGCAAGCTGAACATGCAAAAATTGAGGCTGAGAAAGCAGCAGAGGAAGAGCTTCGCAACCAAGCCGAGGCCGTGTTCAAATCGCTTCCCCAAGACGAACAAGACTCACTCAATAAAGTGGCCAAAAAACGATTCCCGAAAGCTGGAGGTGACGTGATCTACTGGACGATGATCAGTCACCTGAAGGATCGATTGGCTAGAGAGTAG
- a CDS encoding heavy metal translocating P-type ATPase translates to MKHNHSHNDDDNHARGADKQPTSSKVLDSGVEASAQTILHVAGVDCSEEVAAIESALKETGHVREVNVSILSGKTTIQHDGELSETDLIGALKSAGLTARAEGDDTKPAESSKKYKLISVIASGTLTGIGLLVGWIIDTPPPFLTEVIFSLAIIAGAWFIAPKAYRTLKQKRFDMNVLMTVAVIGAVIIGEWEEAAAVTFLFALSELLESYSVSRARRAIESLMELTPLTALVKRNGEVTEVELSDVATDETIIIKSGAKVPLDGIVASGSSSINQAPITGESLPVEKKNGDQVFAGTINGEGSLEVTVTGKAGETTLASMIRLIEDAQSQKAPSERFVDTFAKYYTPIIMVLAVLVCLVPGAVTGDWSTWFYRALVLLVIACPCALVISTPVSVVSGLTAMARRGVLIKGGAYLEIVGKLRALAVDKTGTITRGLPEVTEVISLTNQSSEEIVKIASAIDTHSDHPIAIAITDYAKAQNIVFSSATDYQSQTGRGADGTLGGHHYFVGNHRYTHELGVCNEEIESRLHEVESKGLSVVVVGHKPHDNCPGDVLGIIAVGDTIREDAKTAIASLHAVGIEQVVMLSGDNQTTVNAIAKQARIDEAKGDLLPDQKIENVRRLLEKYEYVGMVGDGVNDAPAMASASLGIAMGAAGTDTAIETADMALMTDDLGKISEAIHLGRRALGIIKFNIIFALLIKAVFLVLAFTGHTSLWLAILADTGATLIVIANALRLLRSK, encoded by the coding sequence ATGAAGCACAATCACTCTCACAACGACGATGATAACCACGCTCGTGGCGCGGATAAGCAACCTACGTCATCCAAGGTTCTCGACTCGGGGGTCGAAGCATCTGCCCAGACAATTCTTCACGTTGCCGGAGTCGATTGTTCTGAAGAAGTCGCAGCCATCGAATCCGCACTCAAAGAAACAGGTCACGTCCGCGAGGTCAACGTGAGTATCTTGAGTGGCAAGACCACGATCCAACATGATGGCGAACTCTCCGAAACCGATCTTATCGGAGCACTCAAGTCTGCCGGACTCACAGCTCGCGCAGAGGGCGACGATACCAAGCCTGCTGAAAGCAGCAAAAAATACAAACTTATCAGCGTCATTGCCTCTGGAACCCTAACAGGCATCGGCCTGCTTGTTGGTTGGATCATTGATACGCCCCCACCTTTTCTAACTGAAGTCATTTTCAGTCTCGCCATCATCGCAGGAGCTTGGTTTATCGCGCCCAAGGCATACCGCACATTGAAGCAAAAGCGCTTTGATATGAACGTGCTCATGACCGTGGCTGTCATCGGAGCCGTCATCATCGGTGAGTGGGAAGAAGCTGCTGCCGTCACATTTCTCTTCGCTCTTTCCGAACTCTTGGAAAGCTACAGCGTTTCACGCGCCCGCCGAGCCATCGAATCACTCATGGAACTCACCCCACTCACCGCCCTCGTGAAGCGCAATGGAGAGGTCACCGAAGTAGAGCTATCAGACGTGGCAACAGATGAAACCATCATCATCAAATCTGGAGCAAAGGTTCCCCTAGATGGAATTGTGGCATCAGGATCATCATCCATCAATCAAGCACCCATCACTGGAGAGTCACTCCCCGTAGAAAAGAAAAACGGCGATCAGGTGTTTGCCGGAACCATCAATGGCGAAGGATCGTTAGAGGTCACCGTAACTGGCAAGGCCGGTGAAACTACCCTCGCCAGCATGATCCGTCTCATCGAAGACGCCCAATCACAAAAGGCTCCATCCGAGCGCTTTGTCGACACCTTTGCAAAATACTACACCCCCATCATCATGGTGCTGGCAGTGCTAGTATGCCTCGTCCCTGGAGCAGTCACCGGTGATTGGTCCACTTGGTTTTACCGCGCCCTCGTTCTCCTTGTCATTGCCTGCCCCTGCGCTCTGGTCATTTCCACCCCCGTCTCTGTTGTCTCCGGACTGACAGCCATGGCTCGCCGCGGTGTCCTCATCAAAGGTGGAGCCTACCTCGAAATCGTAGGAAAACTCCGTGCTCTTGCCGTCGATAAAACCGGCACCATCACGCGTGGGCTTCCTGAAGTCACCGAAGTTATATCACTAACAAATCAAAGCAGTGAAGAGATTGTTAAAATCGCATCTGCCATCGACACTCATTCAGACCACCCTATCGCTATCGCCATCACGGACTATGCCAAAGCGCAAAATATCGTATTCTCTTCCGCTACCGACTACCAATCTCAGACCGGACGCGGAGCTGATGGCACTCTAGGTGGTCACCATTACTTCGTAGGAAATCACCGCTATACTCATGAACTCGGAGTATGTAATGAGGAAATAGAATCCCGCCTGCATGAAGTCGAAAGCAAAGGCCTTTCCGTCGTTGTCGTAGGCCACAAACCTCACGATAATTGCCCCGGCGACGTCCTCGGCATCATAGCCGTTGGCGATACCATCCGTGAAGATGCGAAGACCGCGATCGCATCTCTCCATGCTGTTGGCATCGAGCAAGTCGTCATGCTCAGTGGAGACAACCAAACCACCGTCAATGCCATAGCGAAGCAAGCTAGAATCGACGAGGCAAAAGGAGATCTTCTCCCTGATCAAAAAATTGAAAACGTCCGCCGACTCCTGGAAAAATACGAGTATGTCGGCATGGTCGGTGATGGGGTCAATGATGCTCCCGCCATGGCATCTGCGAGTCTTGGGATCGCGATGGGAGCAGCGGGAACAGATACCGCCATCGAAACCGCTGACATGGCACTCATGACCGATGATCTTGGCAAGATTAGTGAAGCCATCCACCTCGGTCGCCGCGCCCTCGGCATCATCAAATTCAACATCATTTTCGCCCTGCTCATCAAAGCGGTCTTCCTCGTGCTCGCCTTCACTGGGCATACCAGCCTCTGGCTTGCCATCCTCGCCGATACAGGTGCGACTCTGATCGTCATCGCAAATGCCTTACGACTTTTACGGAGTAAATAA
- a CDS encoding relaxase domain-containing protein codes for MLSIGKMSVGQHAYYDELAKEDYYLEGGEPPGKWLGQGATALNLSGEIRSKEFSDLFAGELRGKRLVQQSESTRCAGWDLTFSAPKSVSVAWSQSDAATAQAIREAQQEAVETALEYLEEQCGYTRRGKGGRIVEKAKCIFSTFEHGTSRAEQPQLHTHALLINTCVRQDGTTGTLKTEKLYQHKMTAGAIYRAELAAQLQQRLGLDIIRDDFSFKVAGVQDELCDHFSARRKEIEQALAEKGVSGAVASSIATLTTRTTKQQISRSDLIKSWKQTGISYGWSTDQLANLLGVTRPQRESIQDNLAKLSAWESVEVMMCSQACFTEKEAIRYACENAQGRGISAEQTIDAVREVLECDQLVRLGMTGGEHYYTTQEHLQIEQTMISDVHDLAQSDNMKVKAKAIDRAITKSENEGKPLTPQQEKAVRHILSGDGKITAITGDAGTGKTTILKPVREALEASGYQVRGLALAGKAAQGLEEGAAIESQTIARFLWYQDKVMHKWDEQKAKEDFKNWVEYKKSTLNPLKAMAFNPTWNKDTAKKRFLEMKQQEGMDDNTVLVVDEAAMVDTRSFAKIVNHVKESGAKLVCIGDSKQLQAITQGGAFQAITEEIGQERLTEVFRQECEEAKKTVQAMAEGNVREALTRYAKAGDLKVGDDRDMALSDLVTEWAAKGCERPAENLMLAATNLDVFELNEQAQAERLAREKLSTKSLKVGIYDFHENDRVVFTRNNKSLDVKNGTFGTVRRFNEHLGTISIEIDHEEKKRAQVRTFSVKDYADIRLGYAVTTHKSQGATVKNAFVLTNETMMDRQISYVQMSRAKQRTQIFTTRDEAGDRLTDLVRRMERDNIKELALAKLKEEQERKRTAESRTTTKVLGI; via the coding sequence ATGCTTTCGATTGGCAAAATGTCCGTTGGACAGCACGCTTATTATGACGAGCTTGCCAAGGAGGATTATTACCTCGAAGGGGGCGAGCCTCCGGGAAAATGGTTAGGTCAGGGAGCCACCGCCCTAAACCTCTCTGGTGAAATCCGAAGCAAGGAGTTTTCAGATCTGTTTGCGGGAGAGCTGCGAGGCAAACGGTTGGTACAACAATCCGAATCAACCCGCTGCGCTGGCTGGGATCTGACCTTCTCAGCGCCCAAATCGGTGTCAGTGGCGTGGAGCCAGTCCGATGCTGCCACGGCACAGGCAATCCGAGAAGCCCAGCAGGAGGCCGTGGAGACGGCTCTCGAATATCTCGAAGAACAGTGTGGCTATACTCGAAGAGGCAAGGGCGGTCGCATCGTTGAAAAGGCCAAGTGTATCTTTTCTACCTTTGAGCACGGAACCAGCCGAGCCGAGCAACCTCAACTCCATACCCATGCCCTGTTGATCAACACCTGCGTTCGTCAGGATGGAACCACTGGAACCCTGAAAACTGAAAAACTCTATCAGCACAAGATGACAGCAGGAGCCATCTATCGTGCCGAGCTTGCCGCGCAATTACAGCAACGTCTTGGGCTGGATATCATCAGGGATGATTTTTCTTTCAAAGTGGCCGGGGTTCAGGATGAGCTTTGTGATCATTTTTCCGCAAGGCGTAAGGAAATCGAACAGGCGCTGGCAGAGAAAGGAGTCAGCGGAGCCGTGGCCAGCTCTATTGCCACGCTAACAACAAGAACGACCAAACAACAGATCAGCCGTTCCGACCTCATCAAGTCATGGAAGCAAACCGGAATATCGTATGGCTGGAGTACCGATCAGTTGGCCAATTTGCTTGGGGTGACCCGACCCCAGCGGGAATCTATTCAGGATAATCTCGCCAAGCTTTCAGCTTGGGAGTCTGTTGAAGTCATGATGTGTTCCCAAGCCTGCTTCACCGAAAAAGAAGCGATTCGTTACGCCTGTGAAAATGCTCAGGGACGGGGAATCTCAGCGGAGCAGACAATCGATGCCGTTCGCGAGGTACTGGAGTGCGATCAGTTAGTCCGGCTGGGCATGACTGGGGGAGAGCATTACTACACCACCCAAGAACACCTACAGATCGAGCAAACCATGATATCGGATGTGCACGATCTCGCGCAGTCCGACAACATGAAGGTGAAGGCCAAGGCCATTGACCGTGCGATTACAAAATCAGAAAATGAGGGCAAACCACTTACCCCACAGCAAGAAAAAGCCGTGCGGCATATTCTTTCTGGTGATGGTAAGATCACCGCGATTACGGGTGATGCAGGTACTGGAAAAACGACGATCCTAAAGCCGGTTCGTGAAGCCCTGGAGGCATCGGGTTATCAGGTAAGGGGTCTCGCTTTGGCGGGGAAAGCAGCCCAGGGACTTGAAGAGGGTGCGGCCATTGAGTCACAAACCATTGCAAGATTCTTGTGGTATCAAGATAAGGTCATGCACAAGTGGGATGAACAGAAGGCGAAGGAGGATTTTAAGAATTGGGTTGAATACAAAAAATCGACACTCAACCCACTCAAGGCGATGGCATTCAATCCAACATGGAACAAAGACACCGCAAAAAAACGTTTTCTGGAAATGAAGCAGCAAGAGGGCATGGATGATAACACGGTGCTGGTTGTTGACGAGGCTGCGATGGTGGATACACGGAGCTTTGCCAAGATCGTCAATCACGTGAAGGAAAGTGGAGCCAAGCTGGTTTGCATTGGTGACAGCAAGCAGTTGCAGGCGATCACTCAGGGTGGTGCGTTTCAGGCGATTACCGAGGAAATCGGACAAGAGCGGCTAACCGAGGTATTTAGGCAGGAATGCGAGGAAGCTAAGAAAACGGTGCAAGCCATGGCTGAAGGTAACGTTAGGGAAGCTCTCACTCGCTATGCCAAAGCAGGGGATTTGAAGGTCGGAGACGACCGGGACATGGCCCTCTCAGATCTCGTTACGGAGTGGGCGGCCAAAGGCTGCGAGCGCCCAGCCGAGAATCTGATGCTTGCTGCTACCAACCTAGATGTGTTCGAACTGAATGAGCAGGCTCAGGCTGAAAGGCTGGCTAGGGAGAAACTATCCACCAAGTCGTTGAAGGTGGGTATTTACGATTTCCATGAAAATGACCGGGTGGTGTTCACCCGTAACAACAAGTCACTGGATGTAAAAAACGGCACATTCGGTACCGTGCGGCGTTTTAACGAACACTTGGGAACCATTTCCATCGAAATCGATCACGAGGAAAAGAAGCGCGCTCAGGTGCGCACATTTTCAGTGAAGGATTATGCCGATATCCGTCTTGGTTATGCGGTGACCACCCACAAATCCCAGGGGGCTACCGTAAAGAATGCCTTTGTGCTCACCAACGAAACCATGATGGATCGGCAGATCAGTTATGTCCAGATGAGCCGAGCAAAACAACGCACCCAGATATTCACCACTCGCGACGAGGCTGGAGATAGGCTAACAGATTTAGTCCGTCGTATGGAGCGCGACAACATCAAGGAGCTTGCCTTGGCAAAACTGAAAGAGGAACAGGAAAGGAAGCGGACTGCTGAGAGCAGGACGACAACGAAAGTGTTAGGTATTTAA
- a CDS encoding efflux RND transporter permease subunit, giving the protein MLNHLIRFSLAQRGLILVIAVVLMIFGVKKTMELPVEVLPDLTKPTVTLLIEAPGYAPEEVETLITIPLENALMGVTGVNRVRSTNDIGLSLIFVEFDWDVDIYKARQFVQERIGSAGESLPEGIVPYMTPVTSLMGDIMLVGLRDPTGATSPRDLRVLADWTVARRLQSIPGIAEVLSMGGGVKQVQVQPDPQKMLLHQVTFEQIKEAAAKSVQNTTGGFLTERAREIMVRNLAMTTDLDEIASTVVGYRNDRPIHLHDVANVVWAIEPMRGDAALGIAGRKPDADGNLGTRGVILSIRKSPGFDSLALTEEVEKALEELGKSLPEGAELVPLYRQSEFINLSIDNLKEALRDGAIMVAVILFLFLLNVRITLITLTAIPLSLGITILVFDIMGLSVNSMTLGGLAVAVGMVVDDAIVDVENVYRRLRENASLTNPQPKLEVIARASSEVRSSILYATILIILVFLPLMALSGVEGRLFTPIAIATIVSMAASFLVSLTVIPVLSSLILNPKAGKEHKDVIFVRWLKSAFSATWTRFALAQPMVVMVITGILVVMSYLAYTDMGRNFLPAFKEPTALVATTSSPGTSLKTTSELADMGIEQLLKIPGVKTVGYRAGRAERGDHVVPVSTVEFDVEFDESAGRSHEEIIADIRKTMKEIPGTFSAMSGPLADRVGHMLSGVSAKVAIKIYGPDLDELRKIGDKITALAREIPGLEEARTEQQAPVPQLRIEPDRERAAAYGVTPGDLTEEMSGLMGGAEVAEIYEGVRVYDLVVKLSPEWRENPECLEYIFIDTQNDQLVPLGSVAKFRQATGPNNILRENSRRRFVVSINPTVPDLVSAVDALKASIEKNIDLPEGYTISYEGEYLAQKEAARTIAIMSSVIMLVVIFLLYSFFRSFSFVALVLTIIPVSLVGAIFYTQMTLNNISIATLVGFIAVGGIAARNNIMLVSHYLHLMKHEGEGFTKKMIIRGTEERLVPILMTALSAGFALIPLVLAADEPGKEILNPVAIVIVGGLVSSTFLGLAVTPALFYAFCRKPALRSLEINSAASA; this is encoded by the coding sequence ATGCTCAATCATCTCATACGATTCTCCCTCGCCCAGCGAGGTTTGATACTCGTTATCGCCGTGGTCCTCATGATCTTCGGCGTAAAGAAAACCATGGAGCTTCCTGTGGAAGTTCTCCCCGACCTCACCAAACCAACTGTCACACTTCTCATTGAAGCACCAGGCTATGCGCCGGAGGAAGTTGAAACGCTTATTACCATCCCTTTGGAAAATGCCCTCATGGGTGTCACTGGGGTGAACCGTGTGCGCAGCACCAATGACATCGGGCTCTCACTCATCTTTGTGGAGTTTGACTGGGATGTGGATATTTATAAAGCACGCCAGTTCGTACAGGAACGTATCGGAAGTGCCGGTGAATCCCTCCCCGAAGGCATTGTCCCCTACATGACTCCGGTCACATCTCTGATGGGCGATATCATGCTTGTGGGATTGCGTGACCCCACAGGAGCAACCTCACCGCGGGATCTTCGTGTCCTCGCGGATTGGACCGTCGCGCGGCGGCTCCAATCCATCCCGGGGATTGCTGAAGTGCTCTCTATGGGAGGCGGTGTGAAACAGGTTCAGGTTCAGCCAGATCCGCAAAAAATGCTTCTACACCAGGTCACCTTTGAACAGATCAAAGAAGCCGCAGCAAAGTCGGTTCAAAACACCACAGGAGGGTTCCTCACCGAACGAGCTAGGGAAATCATGGTTCGTAATTTGGCAATGACCACCGACCTTGATGAAATTGCCTCTACTGTGGTGGGCTACCGCAATGATCGTCCTATCCACCTTCACGACGTTGCCAATGTTGTCTGGGCCATCGAACCCATGCGTGGCGATGCTGCTTTAGGCATCGCGGGTCGCAAACCCGATGCCGATGGAAACCTCGGCACTCGTGGTGTCATTCTTAGTATCCGAAAATCCCCTGGTTTCGACAGTCTGGCTCTCACTGAGGAAGTTGAAAAAGCATTGGAGGAACTTGGTAAATCGCTTCCTGAAGGTGCTGAACTCGTCCCTCTATACCGACAGAGCGAATTCATCAATCTGTCCATCGACAACCTGAAGGAAGCACTTCGAGACGGAGCTATCATGGTGGCCGTCATTTTATTCCTCTTCCTGCTCAATGTGCGCATCACTCTGATCACCCTAACCGCTATTCCACTGTCATTGGGAATCACTATTCTTGTTTTTGACATAATGGGGCTCAGCGTAAATTCTATGACCCTCGGAGGACTAGCCGTCGCGGTCGGCATGGTTGTGGATGATGCCATCGTCGATGTGGAAAATGTCTACCGACGACTTCGAGAAAATGCCTCTCTCACGAATCCACAGCCAAAGCTTGAGGTCATTGCCAGAGCATCCAGTGAAGTTCGTTCGTCCATTCTCTATGCAACGATATTGATCATCCTTGTCTTCCTCCCACTCATGGCTCTGAGCGGTGTCGAAGGCAGGCTTTTCACGCCGATTGCCATCGCGACGATCGTCAGCATGGCTGCCTCGTTCCTTGTCTCTCTAACAGTAATCCCGGTGCTGAGTTCACTGATTTTGAATCCTAAAGCAGGGAAAGAACACAAGGACGTGATTTTTGTCCGCTGGCTGAAATCAGCCTTCAGTGCCACCTGGACGCGATTCGCTCTGGCTCAACCGATGGTAGTCATGGTCATCACGGGCATACTCGTTGTAATGAGTTATCTCGCTTACACGGATATGGGCCGGAATTTCCTTCCCGCATTCAAAGAACCAACTGCCCTCGTTGCTACTACGTCTAGTCCTGGAACGTCACTCAAGACCACTTCCGAACTAGCCGACATGGGCATTGAACAGCTTCTGAAAATCCCCGGCGTCAAAACCGTTGGATACCGTGCCGGAAGAGCCGAACGAGGCGACCACGTGGTGCCCGTTTCTACCGTGGAGTTTGATGTCGAGTTTGATGAATCCGCAGGTCGAAGCCATGAAGAAATTATCGCTGACATACGGAAAACGATGAAGGAGATCCCCGGCACCTTCAGTGCCATGAGTGGGCCTCTTGCGGATCGTGTTGGCCACATGCTCAGTGGTGTCTCGGCAAAAGTTGCTATAAAAATCTATGGCCCAGATCTGGACGAACTGAGAAAGATCGGCGATAAGATTACAGCCTTGGCTCGCGAAATCCCCGGTCTCGAAGAAGCAAGGACCGAGCAGCAGGCACCTGTGCCTCAGCTGCGTATCGAGCCAGATCGTGAACGGGCCGCTGCTTATGGTGTCACCCCCGGTGACTTGACCGAGGAAATGTCCGGCCTCATGGGCGGCGCGGAAGTAGCCGAAATCTACGAAGGCGTTCGCGTCTATGATTTGGTCGTCAAACTCTCTCCTGAGTGGCGCGAAAATCCGGAATGTTTGGAATATATATTCATTGATACCCAAAACGACCAATTAGTGCCACTTGGGTCAGTTGCGAAGTTCCGCCAAGCTACGGGACCTAACAACATCCTGCGAGAAAATTCACGCCGTCGTTTCGTTGTTTCCATCAACCCGACTGTTCCAGACCTCGTATCCGCAGTGGATGCGTTGAAAGCGTCCATCGAAAAAAACATCGATCTGCCTGAGGGGTACACCATCTCCTATGAAGGTGAGTATCTGGCGCAGAAGGAAGCCGCCCGCACCATCGCCATTATGTCCAGCGTGATTATGCTGGTGGTAATCTTCCTGCTCTACTCTTTTTTCCGCAGTTTCTCATTCGTGGCATTGGTGCTCACCATTATCCCAGTCTCACTGGTCGGTGCCATTTTCTACACGCAGATGACGCTGAACAATATCAGTATCGCTACGCTGGTAGGATTTATCGCGGTCGGTGGTATTGCGGCGAGAAACAACATCATGCTCGTCTCCCACTACCTTCACCTTATGAAGCATGAAGGCGAAGGCTTTACCAAGAAGATGATCATTCGCGGAACCGAAGAGCGTCTTGTACCAATCCTCATGACTGCTCTGTCCGCTGGTTTTGCGCTCATCCCTCTCGTTCTCGCTGCGGATGAGCCGGGTAAAGAAATCCTCAATCCAGTGGCTATCGTGATTGTTGGAGGCCTAGTGAGTTCCACCTTCCTCGGTCTAGCCGTCACCCCAGCTCTATTCTACGCCTTTTGCCGTAAACCGGCACTCCGTTCACTGGAGATAAACTCTGCGGCCTCAGCCTAA